A window of Quercus robur chromosome 12, dhQueRobu3.1, whole genome shotgun sequence genomic DNA:
AATACTCAACCCATGTTTTAAACAAAATGGATGGACCAGAGTACAATGTTGATTTTGGAAGTGTTGTGTTTAGGAATGGTCTTTGgattccttttgtttctttgtccAATGGTATATTGCCTTGAATCCATTTCTtccttttaattattgaattgcaTTAACATGTATTTTATACTCATTTgattgggctttttttttttttttttaaataccaaTTTAGGGGTTCATAAATTCTTTAGCCATATGGGGTATGTAGGAAAAAACTTAGCTTTCATAATTCAAAGGGAATTTCCAACAGATGTCCGCACGATTGCAATTTCTTGCATTGTCCGATCATAACCAGAGGTCCAAAGCTGTTATCAGGTCTAACTTTCTTTTATGGGtttaataaatcatatattaaaaaaaaaaagatagatgaAGGTGTGAAATTTGATAtgctttgatatattttttttcttttatctattCCACACTTGAAAAAGTAAATCTAatatgttttgagtttttttatttttattttttggttctttaatattttcttctacTTTGTAAACTAATAGATAAATGTATCTAATATTTTGTTTAGGAAGCAAGGACTATTTAGTGTGGGCATCCTCAAGAACAGAGGTGGTGTATCTTGATTATCTTTACTTTAGCAATTCATCAATGTAGGCAAAGCTGCATACCCAGACTGCTAAGAAAAGGATCGAAAGACTAGGAAAAACAACAAACCACTGAAGCTAGGCATGGAAATCATATTGTTTGTAAAGGGAAGATGTggtttagtttttcaaaaatgtaatttcttttttattttttggagtggggttgttgggctaatttattgattaattaattaatgtaaatGTTAGTAGAATGGAAGTCTTGTGAGTGGTTTTGGAATATGCAGGTCGTTATCCAGATGACCGTtttgtattaatattaatattttttgtacaAAATTGTGTAATTGTTTATCCTATTTTCTTTAACTAGAAGGATATGGAAAtagaaaaacattttagtcaAAAACAATGCATTTGTCAAGAACCACACTTGgtttgacaatattttttatgatatatatatatatatatatatattagatttaaGTTATTTTGATTAAATGCAGACATATTTACCTTTTCATTTCTCTTAGTCTTAGAtgattgagatttgagagatATTCGGATTGATTAATCTAATTGGTCAAGTAATCCTATACTAAAATCAATTTCTTTTAGGTCGGACCAATTAATCCTGCAACTATAAGCAAACTTTGTTACTACTAAGATATGACCATGTACAAACATTCAAATGTGATTTAGTGAAACGATTGCgcattcaattttttcttttcttttttcccgaATAAAAAGAGGGTATTTTGTGTGGACTCATCAACCTCATGCCACGTGACAACAATAAGTAATATCATGTGTACCATTTGGACTTAATAGGGCTATCATAGTGGGGCACAACACATTCGTTAAAGTACTACTCTAATCACTCAACTCTTGCCAAGTATTATGTTAAACGACAGAGAACTCCTACCACCAAACCACACTCTATGGTGGTGGGCATTCAACTTCTTGATGTTAACGTCGTCAATTCTAGATATTATGGAGGGATCTTGACGATGTTTATAATGGATGTTGATATAGTGCATGGTGCTGAGATAGTGAGTTAGTGATAGTTTGTAGTATGTTACTCAAATTAATTCTTGgacctttctttttcatttgaaatttcaaatataaaactttttttatagaaggttagaaaaataaaatacatcttaaacttgagaatttttttttttttttttggttataaaagaaaaaaagaacaacaacagCAACGTGGGGTTgttcaactttttttatttatttaaaataaataaatagtaaaccTATAGTTGCTTTGAAGCAGTAGACTAGTGGGAGAGTGATCATATTTTGTAGGAAATGTTTTGAGTAAGagttagaaatatatttttacagtTTTATTCTCAAGTTTTGCctctatttaaatataagcCGTACACCTTTCCgtctctcttgtgtgtgtgtgtgtgtttgtttctcaaaaaaaaaaaaaaaaatgctaattgtctcacattgcttaagagaatgtgttgtgtgtagtataacttgttCCACCTTcctttaaaagttaccatggcttttgagtggagttgtggtgtgcctttgtttTAGAAcctttttccctctcccttttgtatgtgtgtgtttgtttctcaaaaaaaaaaaaaaaaaaatatatatatatatatatatatatatgccgtTGGGTTAttttagaaccaaaaaaatgtttaataccAACAAGAAAAAGCCCTGAAATAGTAGGATAGAACTATAGATGATGTGTGAAGTTTGGAACTTGCATCCTGTCCCAAAGCGTACTCCAACTTGGGCCAATTTGAAGCCCAAAACTAGTTTGAATTCGGAAGCAGCAAAAGCCCACCTAAAACGACAAAGCCCAATTCTCTAATCTCTCTCAAATCCCGCACTATATATACGGTTCATTTTTCCCATACTcggttaaaaattgaaattcaaaatctttCCGCGAAAACACACAGCAAAAATGAAAGAGCACCAAAAACCAGAGCTCGCGAATCGGAGATTCAAGGACTCCTCGTTGAAGAAGCTCCAGAAGGTACATTTCCAAACCATAATCTCTACGTTTCGAATTCGAATTCGAATTCAGATtcgctttttcttcttctccaggTCACGAAGAAGAACTTGAATGCGGTGTTTACGTCAGTTTCCGATGAATCTTCCAAGGATGAGTTATCTTCGATTTCTGAGATCTCGGAATCTAATCACGCCGGAGATATCACAGATGTAAGATTCAATTTCCAATCCAATCCAAATTTCAAGCTGTGTGTAcatttttatgtgaaaaattgCATTCATGTAATCTATTTTGCACGCAAATTCatctttatctatatataagTTTGATAGTCGTGTTGTTTGATGCTTAATTTTCGTTGATTACTCTTTCGTATTCACTATCAACGAAATTAGAACGATTACGAACGTGTTAAGCTTTGAATTCAATACCAATTTGTACTGTTTGGTTTCTGAGAAAATATAGGAAATGAAGacagaagaaaaattttcacaTAATGTAGTTTGAATTCTGTGTTTCATTTTCTAGAGCTTCTCAATGACGATGAGTCCGACTCCTACAGCTTCGTCAGAATCGCTGCTTCCTTCTGATCTCACTCCATCTTCTACGGTCACTACTGAAAATGACGAACCAGGAAAGCTTGCAATGAATCTGTACAGATCAAGCGAACTGGATGGTTCGAAGAACAGATCTGTGGAGATGGAGATTGTGgttgattttctcaaaaaagcTCGATCTCAGGCCTCGAACTCGGTGGACGTAGATACTCGATCAAAGAAGCTTCTGGATGCGCTGTTGAGTATCATTGTAGACGAGTTCTACGCTCAGCCAGAGAAGAAAGATCGCTTTGCTGAACTCATCGCtatgaaaaaacaaattgtgCTTCTCTGTTTCGTGTTTTGGATCCTTGCGATGGCTATGACTTTCTTCTTCAGTTCAAGAGTCGAAAACTCATTCCGTGGACCTCCTCCGACTTGAACTATAGTGGTGAGAACTTTCATCACACTGATTCTGCTTGGAACTGTATAGTCCCGCACTGACAAGATGTGTAAATGGATAAGTGATTTGGTTGAGTACTGTTTcacaaaattgaattgaaaactTGGTTAATGCAGCACACTACTCATATGAATTGTTAAATTTTCGTGTTTCGTATTGATTGTGATGTAAGCTCTCTGAATTTCCTGTATGGGATGTATAAATTCAAGCTCTGATGCCTTGGCCTACGATTGCGACATATATATGGTAGTGACAAATTTGTAGTTTAATAGTTCTATTGGGTCTTGATTTACAAAAACTTTCTAATTTTTTCTCTTAGgttatgaatatttttttgtttatgatcTGTGACATTTTCTGTTTTTCTGTGGGGAAAACAAAATCCCTAAAAAGAATTATTAATTCAGTTCCTGATGATGGCTGGGTTTTGGAACTATGTGAAATATGTACTTCTGTGGAAAAATTTCTACCAAATATGATGCTTAAAAGTGTAAAAACATTATTAACCATTTAACCTGCCAGCATCATTCAATATATCTAGTCATGATTTATGTTGCCCCCTGATCAATGAATTATAAAAAGCATTTAGATACTTTTCCCTGTCCTTATCTCAACATGTTAAACAAGCATCTTCATTATGTTGTCTGTCTTTTGAGTTTCAGAAACCAGGCTGAGTTGGATATTCATCAGACTAACTGAGCTCAAGTAGCCATAGCACATCTGTTCGGCCTGTTAATGCGACCAATGGTTAGTTCTTAGCCTATTCAGATTAAGCTAAGATCTTACACTTGCACCTGTACCAAGTGCCCCACACCCCAAATAATGAAGTTTATAACACTGCTAACTACAGCTTGCAACTCAGATCAAATGCTGGCTtgattcatttttgttttttcctgaTACATGTCATACTTAAGtagatgcaaaattacaaaCCAACTCTGTTTGATGTTATAGTTGATACTACTGGAGTCGCTTAGTAGCCTTTTCAATTTTGCTTGGTAGTACTTGTTAGAAGTTATTACAATTTACTTTTAAACTGTTGAGCCTGTTGGGATTCATTAGGTTTTAAATGAGCAAACCCCAGCCGTAGATTTGTTCTTCTGACTACACAGTTTCTCATTTCTagttaattttttacttttttcttctgtCAGTCCTGTGCTTGGGTAAGATAGATTTCCAGTTGGGAagactcaaaaaattaaattcctaAGGCATGACATCAATCCCTACTTTCTTTCTATTACTTTACATTTACAATCTCCTTGTACGGCCAATTTCAAAAGAGCACAGTTGTATGATATCTTTTGAACCTACTTTCTTCGAATTAAATTCCAGAGCTAGCGATAACCCGTGTTCCCATTTTTGTCCCGACTGCCAAAACCTGTAAGGAACCAAGTTTCAGATAAAAGTGCTTGATCAACTTGTCTTGCCAGTCCAAATACGTCTCTTTGAAACGAAAATGAAAGAATAGCAAGCACAACTATGAAGCAAGACATCTATACTTCATATGTAGTCTTGTTGCTGAATGAATATAAGAGCTCAAAAGTAATATTGCATCTTACACATAAAGTAAACAGGCTTTGCTATCAAGTAAATGAACTTATTGTGATATTAACTGTTCAAAACATTATTGTATTTGTAATGTCCATATTGATGGCAAGTGGCCTCGTGTTTAAGTATCTTAATGAGGTGTGGATGGCTATATATAGGCCTTCCAGACCTAGCCTTCCACACCTTCACAACCATGCAAACATTGTAACattaaattttcctttttcatgaTTTTTGTCATTACATTGAACCCATTCTTGGTGTTCTTGCATAAAATGTATCTACAATAAGGttcattcttttttataatagatTAAGTTTGCATAATTATATCACtattagaaagcattatcatatTTATTTGTGTTAATTCATGCATAAAAATActtatttaatttgatttttgaataaTGTTAAATAGTTAACTTTTTgcttaaaatgaattttaatgtACGAATATGTCTTTtgttggaaaataaaattaaatgtagCAGTTCCCCCTCCTAGAACATTAAAGTTAACATTACTGTATTCACGGCAaccacattctttttgggttgTATTTTGGTCTTTCACTCATATTTAGCATTGCATAATGGGTAGAAAAATATTGGAGGTTGCACATAAAATGTACAAGTGTCTAATTATTTTCCTATATTCTCACTTTGCGGTTGGTTGGGGGAgttaagttattttatttttaatcttaaatgAGACATAATGGAAAATCAAGATGTTATATCTAGAATCCAAAAGGATATTCAACCCATAAGTTGATAGAATAGGATCTCAAGACATATTACGAAAATATAGGGGGGTGTTTGGTAAGTGTTtctaaacaacaattttcagtttttaaacaatatttcacgtatttccacacattttttcatccatacgtattttcataaaagtttttaaataacaattttcagtttttaaacacatgtaccaaacggacCCATAGTCATGCTTTTCCAAAATCAGTTGCCCAAATACCTTCATGATGATTTACACGTTATCTACTTAATCATTCTTCAACATTTCTTCTTCACATAGCCCAAGCATATTGGCTTACATAAAACATCAAAGTACAATATATACGACAACTTTTAAGAAATTATCCAACACGACATGAGCTTGGGGCCCAAACGCCACAACCAGAAtagttttgaaattcaaatatactATAGCATGAATTCAGGTAATGCGATCCTTgaacaatatatttttaataataaaaaaagttgataattaAGACAAGAGGCACTAGGAAATTTCCATATAGCGGGTCTTTCTCTTCCACCAATGTTGGCATTTATCTAATTGAATCTGAAACCATTGTAAAGTGCAACTTTGTAAACAAAGTGGGTAAAAAATAGCATGGcaagaaagaaaatacaaaGATTTGTTATGGTTCTGTACTCCTAAGCATGTCCATTACATTGACATAGTCACCAAGGAATCATGTGTATCTAAACGTCTCCCACCATATTGTATAACGTATATAATCAACACAATCACAATTAGAAATTGCAATTAATGGttttagaatatatatacacacactcaaaGTCCACCATAATCTCAACTAATTAATAGATTACGCAACATCTGATAAAATATCTAAACTCTTGTGCtaatgagtaatgctacaatcacaaactattttacaacatttttacaaaatattaatgTGGTCaatcttttattgattttcatctAAAGACTAGCCAATGCCAATTTTActggtatatatataaattcatagATTTCAAAATTAGGCAAGAATTTATTATCTATTAATTACTTAAATTGTTATGAGAATAACTTGAAAACTCCAAAGTAACATATTCTACACATAAAGCAACCCAAAAGGAtacaaaatcaatcaatttaATGATTCTCAATACttttatctaattaattttatatgatcaattaagttaaaaaatcaatattacATTCCTATgtagtttgtaaaaattataatttacacaattttccTAATATCCTAAGTaggaactcaaaaaaataaaaatagatttctcacaaaaattgagttttgaataATATAATTGATTTCTTTCATAGGAAAGAGAATTATGaatcaagggtttttttttttttttttccctgataatttgatagttgaggGTGGGGGGATTTGAATCCTACATgtctttgttaaaaatattaagatGTAACAACTTGTTGAGGTCCTCCAACACTCGAACACTCTTCTTTTTATGGTTATGCATGGATCATTTTTTTGTGCCCGACTTAAAATCTTGTCAAATGCTTTGAACACCCGACCTCAACGACTTTTGATTAATTTTCGTCCAAATTTATTTCTCACTTCTCATTCATCTATCTTAGTTTTAGTCCCTCCATTATGcattaatgatatatatatgttaaacgAGTGTGTCCACATCTTTTTGAGTATTTGACTATTCCATTAGGTGTATGCAGTCCTCCCATCCCACATGCACCAGATTATTACAAGAAGAAATCTCATGGGGGTGCCCCCAAGATGTTGGCAAGAAGTTTCGAACCCAGAATCTCATAGATATCATGAGGCCTTAGGAACCATTAAGCCAACCTCTTGGGGTTGCATTAATGATATTTCAACCTAGATAAAGTTTGGCAACAAATATGGTTATAGCCTAAGACTACAATTccacttaatatctttttattaaatgtaaattttgacaaattcaacattggattacattttcttcttgtaTCCTCTATATTTGCGaaattttcaaaagatcaaagatcaataaatTTGTCATCAATGAAATGTtcaaattacaagtttttgtaatcttaggctacaactaagtttgtagccaaagtTTGTCCTTTCAACCCAATCAATTTAAACATATGGATTGAAATTGCGTGAGATTACAAAATTGGCTCTGGCATGAAAACGACTTCAATTCAATCACGAAAGATTCGCGCGGTGTAGAATTTGTTGGTTTCTTATGCAACGTAACAAGGATGAGATCCATaattttattggtttattttgCATTTGGCCAAAACTCAAAAGTAAGTAATTAGCTAAAGAAATAATTAAAGCAAACCCTTAATACTCGCTTTCTTTACCAATTTTAGTAATTAAGTCATTAactcttcttattaaaaaaaaaaaaaaaaaaaaacattaactCTCTACTCtacatcatcatcttcatcctcTCTCCCCCTCTCAAATGGCCTCGTGTTCTATGTACTTTCACCCTCAACAATTAATGGAAATTAGGGGGCAAGTTTAGGAacaaatgaaagtttttttttttttttttaatttttaaatttgagagtAGGAGTATTGCTTCACTCATTTGCTGCCACCAGTGAAGCTGTTCTTTGATGGGGCTATGGCTTCCATGTACCAATGACGGAGTGGAACAAGAATTTTTGTTGATCATTATATTATATCTGTTCTTCCCTTCCTACTCCCCTTCTTATAGATATAAAGACTCTCGTTCGGTTTCagttcttataaaataattaatataacatatctTGACCTTGAATCACAAAtctgaaatttgattttaattagaTAAAAGCTCTTAAAGGTAGCATGTATAGTCTAGCTTTATGGTTGGCATGGTGATTgatttactaaataaaaaaaatccattgaaCTTTGGGGCTAGCTTGACAACTTTGTGTTTCTTGTTGTAGAGCTAGCGATTTGCCCTTAGATCTTAGTTGGGTATacaatttaacaattttataattagaAGTTGCTTTCTTTCATATGGGAATGCCTTCCATGGTCAATTGTTCAAATGAAAAGTGGACAACAACggaagagagagaatggaaGCTGAGTACTGCAATGAACCACCAAGATCAAGTGAGGAAGAAGATGAGCTGGGATGCAGTGTTAAGAAATTCAAAGAAAGCAGTGGAGATAAGCAGATTAATCCACCCAAGAATACTACCAGTTATAAGGATAGGCTTGTGGGAGACATTCTTGGAGCCTATGAGCAAGCTTTTAAGTTGGATAATGTCTGGGATGATGGAGAGGAGCCAGATACAGAGGTGGAACCCCTCATTGAAGGAATGGCAGAAGTGAAGCTGTCTAAGAAGACTAAGGCGCGTATAAGGGCCCCATGGTCAAAGGCTTTAATAGTGAAAGTGTTTGGTAGAATTGTTGGATTCAACTATCTCACTTTCAAGCTTAATGCACTATGGAAACCTGCAACTAGGATGGACTGTGTCAATCTTGGAAAGGATTACTTCTTGATAAAGTTTTATTGTTCAGATGATTATGATAAAGTGCTTCGTGGAGGTCCTTGGTTTATTAGTGAGCACTTCTTAGCCATCAAGCCTTGGGAACCTTACTTCAGAGCCTCAGATGATTATCTAAAGTCTGTTGCTGTGTGGGTGAGGTTTTCAGAATTACCTATTGAGTTTTATGATATGGAAGTATTGAAGGAAATAGGTAGTGCTATTGGCCCAGTGCTTCGTATTGATTCATACACGGCCACTGGATCACATGGTAGCTATGCAAGACTCTGTATACAAATTGACCTGGACAAGCCCTTAATCAATTCCATTAGGTTAGGTAGATTGGTGCAACAGGTAAAATATGAAGGTATTTCTTCCCTCTGTTTTTGCTGTGGGAGGCTTGGGCACAAGAAGGAGAACTGCTAGTGTCAggttaaggaaaaagaaaaaaatgggcATACTGAAGAGAAGAGTCCGAATAAGTCAGAGGAGGAAGATAAGCCAGATGATAGTGTAGCAGAGAAAAGCCCGAGCCAAGTTAGTGAGGAGGATAAGTCAGATCCTAACTTTGGTCCGTGGATGTTGGTTTCAAGGAAAAGGAGTTTGGTTAGAAATGGGCGGTCCAGATCGTCCTTTGGAAATGAGGTTAAGGATGATGTCAGTCTAAGGGGCATGAGCGTCCAAAGAGGTGAAAAATTAGAGGGTAGTTCAGCCATTCCCATTAAAGAAAGTGTGTTGTCCACTCAATCCACTCAGTTTGAGCACGTTTGTGCTGTGAGGAGCGTTCCTGGCCAAGGGATGGCACCGAATGAAGATATGGGAAATCTGGAGATGAGGTTCAATGCGTCAAGTCCGAATTAGGGAGATGGGGTGACATGAACTGATGGGAAGCTTCAGTTGGGTGTCTCGGGCTCAGGTTCAAGAAGCAATAGAAGTACTAGAGGGAAGGGCACTAAGTCATTGAAGAGACAATACCCATCTTCTTCTGCGTCTTCATAGAGAGCTGGGTCTTCCAAAAATCTGTAGAAAAGAGAGAATGGAGGGGTTCCGTGTGGGTCGAAGCAGTCCGATTTGCAGTCCGAGAAGGAGTGGCTGGGCGATCTGGCATTGGAGTAGGCTAGTGGAGGTTCCAGACGAAGTCATTCTCCAAATAAAGGCATCTCCGACGAAGGACTTGGAGTGGTGCGAAGGGGAATGGGGATCGGCGTGGAAGAATATTTTCCCAATCACTCCGGAGAGCCGCAAAACAGGGACAATAGCGCTGGATCATCCGGCTTGGGGTCTAACGGCCAACCCATGATGGAACTTCATAACGGACGTGCCTTTAATTTCATGGGAGGAGTCCGAAGCCTTGAGCAAGTAGAGAAGGCCATCGGTGGTGCCACACTTTGACAAATCCGGATGGTTGATTCAGGAAAGGAAGTTAGTGGACCAGAGGGGTATGGCAACGGCATTAATGGGGAATCACCCAATGTTGAAACTAATTTAGATTCTCATTCCGGTGGAGGAGTGCGATGTGTTGATAAGTTGCAAGGAAGAGGTGATGGGAATATTGAAGCACATGTTGATATGGAAACCGGAGTGGAAACACTCGAAGGAATTGTTGAGGAGGTTGGGATGGAGTATGGTGGAAGCTGCAACTATGAATCCTAGTCGTGTCGAGATTCCGATGGGTCAGTTTGTGAAGATGAACATTCTAATGTGGAATTGCAGAGGTGCATTGAATCTGGATTTTAAGAGGAGGGTGTTTGAAATGGCTGTGAACCATCAGCCGTCGATAATGGTTATAACAGAGACTAGAGTAGAGGGTAGCAGAGCTGAGAAGATAATTGAAGTGCTTCCATTTTATGGCTTTATCACCACGGAAACTATTGGGTACGCGGGTGGATTATGGATTTTGTGGAGAAGAGAAGATGCGGAAGTTAATCTGTTATCTGCTATAGAACAGGAAATACATGTGACGATAAAGGTATGTGCATCAAACCTTTCTTGGTTATTTACAGCAATATATGCTAGTCCGTGTTTAGCTGAGAGGAGAATCCTGTGGTCTAGTATAGATAAGGTTGGGCAATTGCATAATCTTCCTTGGTTAATgattggggattttaatgaaattctagGTGGGGAGGATAAATTTGGGGGGAAccaaattaatttaaacaaGGCCCTTGAGTTTAAAGAATGTCTGGATTCATGTAATTTTGTAGACCTTGGGTTTGCTAGACCTAAGTTTACCTAGACtaataaaagacaaattttggatttgatttggaAAGACTGGATAGATGCTTTTCCAATCCAATCTGGAGAATTTTGTACCCTGAGGCGGTGGTAACACATCTTCCTAGAACCTTCTCAGATCATCATCCTGTCTTGATGGAATTATGGAAACCTAATGCTAATGGTTTGGAGCGGCCTTTC
This region includes:
- the LOC126709173 gene encoding uncharacterized protein LOC126709173, encoding MKEHQKPELANRRFKDSSLKKLQKVTKKNLNAVFTSVSDESSKDELSSISEISESNHAGDITDSFSMTMSPTPTASSESLLPSDLTPSSTVTTENDEPGKLAMNLYRSSELDGSKNRSVEMEIVVDFLKKARSQASNSVDVDTRSKKLLDALLSIIVDEFYAQPEKKDRFAELIAMKKQIVLLCFVFWILAMAMTFFFSSRVENSFRGPPPT